Within the Verrucomicrobiota bacterium genome, the region GCACAAGTATGACCCAATCTCGCAGGAAGAGTACTATCGTTTCTACTCGTTCTTCAACAACACGACCGATCGCGGCAACAGCACCGATCCGAGTATTGCCGTCCCCGCCCCGCCGGTGCAGCAAAGAGTCGATTACCTCCACTCGCAACTCGCACGGCTGAAACAGGATTTGGCCGAAACGGAAAGAATCCTGCCTGCCGCACAGGAAGCTTGGGAGCGCCGCATCGCCGGCCAAACGAACGTCTGGATTACACTCAACCTGACCAGCGCAATCTCCACTGGCGGCGCGACCATCACCAACCTGCCCGACCAATCGATTCTCGTCGGCGGATTGAACCCAACTTACGACACTTACCAGATTTCCGCCGAAACCGATTTGCAAAACATAACAGCGGTCCTGCTGGAAGTGCTGCCCGATCCGAGCCTGCCCAAGAACGGTCCGGGTCGTTGGAGCCAGACCGGCAATTTCATTCTGGACGAATTCGGGATGACGGCGTCGCCGAAATCAGGTGACGCCGTTGCTCCCAGAACCGTCTTCTTCGGCAAGGCGAGCGCCGATTGGGAACAACAGTATTATCGCGCCGAACATGCGATCGATCGCAACCCGAGAACCGGCTGGGCCATCGCGCCAAAGTTCGGCCAGCGGCACTTTCTCATCGCCGAGTTGAGGGAACCGCTCGCCAGCAAAGACGGCGCGAAAATCGGATTCCGGTTCGATTCGTATCACGGCAACAGCCACAGCATCGGTCGGCTTCGGCTCTCGGTAACGACGGAGAAAGACCCCGCCGCGCTTTGGCCGGTGCCGACCGAAGTGGCGGATTTGCTCGCCGTGCCGGCAGCGAAACGCACGCCGGAGCAACAGCGGCTGCTTGCAGCGCACTACCGCACCGTGTCGCCGACCGTCCGCCAGATCGAACGGGAAATCTTCCGCCTAAACGAACGCGAAGTGGAGCTGGCCAATACGAAGTACACCTCGCTCGTGGTGAAGGAACGCGACGAACCTCGGGCGACCTACGTTCAAGTGCGCGGAAACTTTTTGGAAAAAGGCAAGGAGGTTACGCCCGGCGTCCCCGCGATTCTGCCGCCCTTGCCAACCGATCAACCGACCAATCGCCTCGCGCTCGCACGCTGGCTGGTTGATCCGCAAAATCCTTTGACCGCGCGCGTGACCGTGAACCGGCTGTGGGAGCGGGTGTTCGGCACCGGCATTGTGAAGACGAGCGAGGATTTCGGCAAACAAGGCGAAGCGCCGTCGCATCCAGAGTTGCTCGATTGGCTCGCCTGCGAATTTATGTCACCAACCGTTGCGCACCGCGATTCACGTCTCACGGATCACGCATCACGGATCACGCCTCACTCCTGGAACGTGAAACACATCATGAAGCTGATCGTCATGTCGGCCGCGTATCGCCAAAGCGCCACCGCCAATGAGGAGCTGCTGGAGAAGGACCCCTACAACCGGCTGCTGGCTCGCGGCCCGCGGTTTCGCATGGACGCCGAGATGATCCGCGACCAGGCTTTGGCCGTGAGTGGACTGCTGAATCCAGAAGTCGGCGGGCCGAGCGTGTATCCCGTTCAAGTGGCGAACTTGTGGAAGGAGCTCGGCTTCCTGCGTCCCGAGATCGGCATGGACGAATGGCCCACGAGCGAAGGACCGGAGCTTTACCGTCGCGGAATTTACACTTTCTGGCGCCGGGTCTGCACGTATCCGACCTTCGCGACGTTCGACGCACCAAGCCGCGAAGTGTGCATCTCGCGACGGCCGCGCAGCGACACGCCGTTGCAGGCGTTGGCGGCGTTGAACGATCCCGCATTTCTGGAAACCGCACGGGTGTTCGCTCAACGCATTCTCCTCCACGGCGGTTCTGATCCGAACCAACAAATCGAATATGCGTTTCGGCTTTGTCTCGCCCGCTCTCCCACGAAATTGGAACGGCAACGCCTGGTAAATCTTTACGAGCAGCAATTGAAAAGTTTTGAGCGCGATGCCAGGTCAGCCGAAGAACTGGTCAGGCAGGGTTTAGCCGAGCGCCCCGCTGATCTGGACATTCGCAAACTGGCGGCGTGGATGATGGTGGGAAATGTTTTGTTAAATCTGGATGAAACGCTCACGAAGGAATGAAATACCAAAATACCCAAGCACCCAAATACCCAGAACTGATTCAATGCCAGGATTCCCGAACGTGGCGCGGTGAGGAGGATTTTTGGAATGGAACGACTATGCCAGTGACTGGCGAACTGCGTGAAGAACCCAACCACAGAAAGCCATACGACTTGGAAGAGCGAACCGCACAGTTCGGCGAGGCCATTATTCGCTTTGCGAAGAAGATTCCTCAAAATCCAGCAAACAACCGTTTGATCGGGCAGTTGGTCGGAGCCGGCACGAGTATCGGCGCGAACTATTGCGAAGCGGATGATGGGGTTTCGCGGAAGGACTACAAGAACCGGATCGGGACTTGCAAGAAAGAAGCAAAAGAGACGAAATTCTTTTTGCGGATGGTGGCGGTGGCCGAAGAAACACTCAAACCGGAAGCCCGAGTGCCTTGGCAAGAAGCGAAGGAATTGCATCTTATTTTCTGCTCAATTTACGCAAAATGAAAAAAACACCCAAACACCATGAAGAAAATACCCAAACACCAAAATACCCAAGGACCCAAATGCTCAGGGAATCTTACGCACTGCAACTCGCAGGATTGGGTGTTTGGGTCTTTGGGTGTTTGGGTACTTAAAGCCCTATGAGAACGCCATTGACCATTACCGACGAACTTCGCTCCGAAGAATACGGCAAGCTGATAACGCGCCGGAAATTTTTCCAACAATGCGGCACCGGCATGGGCGCACTGGCTTTGGCGTCGTTGCTGAACGAAAATCTTTTCGCCGCTCCGACCTCAACCGCCGCTGGTTCGACGCCACTCGGCCCGCATTTCCAGCCCAAAGCCAAAAATATCATCTACCTTTTTCAATCCGGCGGACCGTCGCATCTCGACCTGTTCGATTACAAACCGGAACTCATCAAGCGCAATGGTCAGCAGATGCCGGATGAAATCTTGAAGAACATCCGGTTGGCGCAAATTGGCAAGAACGCCTCCGTCTTGGGCACGAGCTACAAATTCAAACAATATGGCAAATCGGGCGTGTGGCTCTCGGAATTGTTGCCGCACCTTTCGACCATCGTGGACGAAGTCGCGTTCGTGCAAGGAGCCTATTCCGAAGCGTTCAACCACGACCCAGCCACGCTCTTCTGGAACACCGGTGCGCAACTTGCCGGCCGGCCCAGCATGGGCTCCTGGTTCAGCTACGGTTTGGGAACTGAGAACAAGGACTTGCCGGCCTTTGTCGTGATCACCACAGGGGCGGGCCAACCGCTCACCAACAATTCATGGGGCAGCGGATTTCTTCCCACCGTCCACCAGGGCGTTCAACTCCGCTCGCAAGGCGATCCGGTCCTGTTCGTTTCCAATCCCAAGGGCATGGGTGCCGAACGCCGCCGACAATCGCTCGACGCCATCCGCGACCTGAACCAGATGCGTTACGATGTGTTGCGCGATCCGGAAATCGCCACGCGCATTTCGGCTTACGAACTGGCTTACCGGATGCAAACCAGCGTGCCGGACGTGATGGACATTTCCAAAGAGCCGCCCGCCATGCACGAAGCGTATGCCACGACGCCAGGCCGGGCCTCGTTTGCGAACAACTGTTTGCTGGCGCGTCGGCTGGTCGAACGCGGCGTGCGCTTCGTCCAATTGTATCACCGTGGCTGGGACCATCACGGCGGCGTGGACGGAAACCTTGCCTTCGACCTCAAAAAGCGTTGCCTCGAAACCGATCAACCGACAGTCGCGCTGATAAAGGATCTAAAAGAGCGCGGACTGTTGGATGAAACCCTAATCATTTGGGGTGGTGAATTCGGACGCACGCCGATGATGCAGGGCAAAATGCAGCCCGACCTGATGGGCCGCGACCATCATCCGCACGGCTACACGGTCTGGCTCGCCGGCGGCGGCATCAAGCCGGGCATCGTTTACGGCAAGACGGATGAATTCGGATTTTACGCCATCGAAGACAAGGTCCACGTCCACGATTTGCACGCTACGATCCTGCACCTGTTCGGCTTGGAGCACACCAAGTTGACCTACCGATTCCAAGGTCGCGACTATCGCCTGACCGACGTGCACGGCGAGGTTGTAAAACCTTTGCTGGCTTAGCGAGCAGGAAGCCTGCGCACGTTTAACCGCCAATGACCTAGGACAAATTCATGTTGCATCTGCAACATGAAACTGTCCAGACATTTGATCGGCCAAAAAGTTTCTCTGCCTTCGATTTCACGGCACAGTCTCCCGGCTTTTTTAAGATTGTCGGAAACGCTTTTTTCGGCTTATGGTTACTGCACAATGTGGCGGCGTGACGTATGAATCTTTCGCTGTGTAATGCCCATCAGGGCTGTCGTTGGCTGCTGACCGGGTTCTTGGTCTGCACTTATGCGGCGAGTTCATCGGCAAAATCACCAGCCAGCCCCGCGAAGATCGACTTCAACCGCGACATCCGACCCATCTTTTCCGAGCACTGCTACGCCTGTCACGGCCCGGACGAGCGCAAACGCAAGGCCGGTCTGCGTCTCGATGTTCAAGCGGACGCCTTCAAGGAATTGAAATCCGGCAATCACGCTCTGGTGGCGGGCGATTTGTCGAAGAGTTCCCTGGTTGCGCACATCACTTCAACGGACCCGGACGAAATCATGCCGCCACCCAAGCACAACAAGCCGCTCAAGCCGGAACAGATTGACTTGTTGAAACGCTGGGTGCAGGAAGGCGCGCAGTGGAAGAAGCATTGGGCGTTCATTCCGCCCGAGCGCGCCGAACTCCC harbors:
- a CDS encoding four helix bundle protein, which encodes MPVTGELREEPNHRKPYDLEERTAQFGEAIIRFAKKIPQNPANNRLIGQLVGAGTSIGANYCEADDGVSRKDYKNRIGTCKKEAKETKFFLRMVAVAEETLKPEARVPWQEAKELHLIFCSIYAK
- a CDS encoding PSD1 domain-containing protein, with the protein product MAKTILNMVGRRIYLPICLAIALTGSRAFAAEPAKVDFARDIQPIFVKRCYECHGPDKQKNDLRLDRKQDALHGGKSGKPVFLPGKSAESQILERVTSQDPDEVMPSKGERLTAEQIGLLRAWIDQGAVWPDEKRHWAFIKPVRPEVPAVRNKRWPRNEIDNFILARLEQEKLSASPEADRATLIRRLTLDLTGLPPTIEEVDAFLNDRSNQAYEKVVDRLLASNHYGEHLARGWLDLARYADSNGYQVDIARSMWPYREWVINAFNRNQPFDQFTIEQLAGDLLPNATLEQRIATGFNRNTKSNDEGGGDDEEYRTKAVKDRVATTAATWLGLTMMCAECHSHKYDPISQEEYYRFYSFFNNTTDRGNSTDPSIAVPAPPVQQRVDYLHSQLARLKQDLAETERILPAAQEAWERRIAGQTNVWITLNLTSAISTGGATITNLPDQSILVGGLNPTYDTYQISAETDLQNITAVLLEVLPDPSLPKNGPGRWSQTGNFILDEFGMTASPKSGDAVAPRTVFFGKASADWEQQYYRAEHAIDRNPRTGWAIAPKFGQRHFLIAELREPLASKDGAKIGFRFDSYHGNSHSIGRLRLSVTTEKDPAALWPVPTEVADLLAVPAAKRTPEQQRLLAAHYRTVSPTVRQIEREIFRLNEREVELANTKYTSLVVKERDEPRATYVQVRGNFLEKGKEVTPGVPAILPPLPTDQPTNRLALARWLVDPQNPLTARVTVNRLWERVFGTGIVKTSEDFGKQGEAPSHPELLDWLACEFMSPTVAHRDSRLTDHASRITPHSWNVKHIMKLIVMSAAYRQSATANEELLEKDPYNRLLARGPRFRMDAEMIRDQALAVSGLLNPEVGGPSVYPVQVANLWKELGFLRPEIGMDEWPTSEGPELYRRGIYTFWRRVCTYPTFATFDAPSREVCISRRPRSDTPLQALAALNDPAFLETARVFAQRILLHGGSDPNQQIEYAFRLCLARSPTKLERQRLVNLYEQQLKSFERDARSAEELVRQGLAERPADLDIRKLAAWMMVGNVLLNLDETLTKE
- a CDS encoding DUF1501 domain-containing protein, whose product is MRTPLTITDELRSEEYGKLITRRKFFQQCGTGMGALALASLLNENLFAAPTSTAAGSTPLGPHFQPKAKNIIYLFQSGGPSHLDLFDYKPELIKRNGQQMPDEILKNIRLAQIGKNASVLGTSYKFKQYGKSGVWLSELLPHLSTIVDEVAFVQGAYSEAFNHDPATLFWNTGAQLAGRPSMGSWFSYGLGTENKDLPAFVVITTGAGQPLTNNSWGSGFLPTVHQGVQLRSQGDPVLFVSNPKGMGAERRRQSLDAIRDLNQMRYDVLRDPEIATRISAYELAYRMQTSVPDVMDISKEPPAMHEAYATTPGRASFANNCLLARRLVERGVRFVQLYHRGWDHHGGVDGNLAFDLKKRCLETDQPTVALIKDLKERGLLDETLIIWGGEFGRTPMMQGKMQPDLMGRDHHPHGYTVWLAGGGIKPGIVYGKTDEFGFYAIEDKVHVHDLHATILHLFGLEHTKLTYRFQGRDYRLTDVHGEVVKPLLA